The following is a genomic window from Spirosoma foliorum.
ATGTCAAAACGAAGAATTTTCACTGGCATATGTCGGGTAAGCATTTCCGGGATTATCACCTGCTGCTCGATGAACACGCCGATCAGATCTTCGCCACCATTGACCCGTTAGCTGAACGCGTTCGAAAGATTGGCGGTAATACCATCCGGTCTATCGCGCATATCGCTCAGTTACAGCGTGTGAAAGACAACGACGAGGATTTCGTATCAGCGCATGACATGCTGAAAGATCTGGAAGGCGAGAACCGGAAAATGGCGAAGCAGATGCGGGAAGCGCACAAAATTGCTGATGATGCAAACGATGTAGCTACCGCAAGTCTGCTTGAAGTATACATCGACGAAACCGAACGGCGCACCTGGTTCCTGTTTGAAACCACGCGGGATTAGTTTTTTCTTTGTCATGCTGACGAAGGAAGCATCTTAAGGTACACTAACAAGTCAGTAAGGGAAGTTTAAGATGCTTCCTTCGTCAGCATGACAATAAAAGAGCGGTCGTCTTTTCCGATGATAAATTGGGAAAGACGACCGCTCTTTTATAAGTTGCCCCTATGAAAGTTCGTCCATCTGCACTTATCTGGCGGCAAAACGCCAATCAAACCGAAGTATTGCTTATGCGTTATTGCTACGGCGATCAGGATGTGTTTGCCTTGCCGGGTGGCAATCCCGACCGGGGCGAAATCCTCCCTGAAACCATCGTTCGTGAGATTCAGGAAGAGCTGGGTGTATCGGTCGAAGTTGGCGAAATGGTTCTGGCGGGCGAAATGCTACTCACCCAGCGCAACGACGATGTATTGCACGTCGTGTTTGCCGCTCGAAATCTCCAAGGTGATCCCGCGCTGAATCCGGCTGAAACCACTGCCCTCGAACTGGTCTGGAAGCCTATATCAGATTTAGCCAGCCTGAATATGTACCCGAACATCGGTGCGAAAATTCTCCCCTGGTTTACTTCAGCGACGTACCTAGGCTATGTTGGGCGTATTGAACAGCAGTATTTTGGTTAAGGCTCAAACAGACTCTGGCTGTTTGATATATTAGTGAACGTGAACTACGAGGTTTTGACCGCATAGCGGTCGGATGTTTGTAGAAAAATGGCCCTCTGAGCCAACTGGCGTGCCGTAGGTACGCAATAATTAATCATAATCGCGTACCTATGGCACGCCAGTTGGCTCAGAGGGCCATTTTTCTACAAACATCCCGTGCCTACGG
Proteins encoded in this region:
- a CDS encoding Dps family protein, producing the protein MKAINEIDELDTPSDLKEKGREKVAESLNRLVADAFALYVKTKNFHWHMSGKHFRDYHLLLDEHADQIFATIDPLAERVRKIGGNTIRSIAHIAQLQRVKDNDEDFVSAHDMLKDLEGENRKMAKQMREAHKIADDANDVATASLLEVYIDETERRTWFLFETTRD
- a CDS encoding NUDIX domain-containing protein, producing the protein MKVRPSALIWRQNANQTEVLLMRYCYGDQDVFALPGGNPDRGEILPETIVREIQEELGVSVEVGEMVLAGEMLLTQRNDDVLHVVFAARNLQGDPALNPAETTALELVWKPISDLASLNMYPNIGAKILPWFTSATYLGYVGRIEQQYFG